The DNA region CGCATTCTACGGTTTATCCAATAAAACTAGCTTAGTTCAATTTGTTCATGAATATGACAATGTGCTTGGAGTCAAGGAGCAGAGGGAACTGGCGGATGATACTGCAGACTCGAGGGGGGTCATCCCTTGTGCAACGACCTCGCCTATGGAGAAACAGTTTCAACTAGAGTATACCACGAGCATTTTTAGGGATGTTCAGATTGAGTTTGTGAAGAAGGTTAACTGTAGAGTTTCTGCAATTGATAAACAGGGTCCATTGGTCTGCGTGAAGGTGGAAAAGGAGAAACTAGTCAACGATACTATTCTATGTGTTCCGTACGATGTTCACTTTGACCGTTCCACACAGGAGCTTCGTTGTGAGTGTAATCTCTTTGGGAGTTCAGGTGTGTTGTGCTGTCACTGCCTTGAAGTGTTCCATTCGTATAAAGTGTACAAAGTACCTTCTTGTTATGTTCTTCCTCGATGGAGCAAGAAGATAAAGCGCAAGCATACATATGTCAAAAGTAGCCATGATGTCAGTCGGTCGGATGAGAGTCATGTTGCATTCAGGGGACTGTGTGCACACTTCTACAATGTTGCCCAAGAGTTTGTAGGTGACGATGAAGAAACAGCATTGCTGCATGTTGCTTTGGAAGAAACAAGGGCCAAATTGGCTGCGCACCGTGCCAAAAAGAGGTCCGAGAGCGTGGCAGAAACTCAGACCAACATTGGATCACAGAGTTCGAACGATGTCAGTGTTGATGACATCCAAGGCCCATCGAAGGTCACCACAAAGGGCAGGCCAAAGAGTAAGAGGCTCGACTCTGCCCTTGAGAAGTCCATCAAGAATTCAAGACggagaaaacaaaagaatttaCCCCCGGTATATCTTTGGCTTAATCTCAACTTTCATTGTTTATTTGGTATAGTACTATCATAGAACATAACTATTtggactttttctttttttttttggcaggTGGTTCGTCTGCACACACTTCAAGATACAAACCAGTGTGCTGTTTCTGGCCTGAATGGTCCCGAACAAGCAGGTGGTTTCCTGTCTTTGTTAAGCTCCTTTAACAAAAAGTAGGATTAGTTGGACGAGGTTGTGAGATTGTATATTTTTTCAACTCTGTATTTATAGGATTCATGTTAGTTTCAAGGTTCTAAAGCAGCTGTTGCAGAGGTCCATATGTTATTATTTGCAAGAACCCTTTTTACATTAGTTAGAACAAAccattttactatttttatttcgtGTAGACTTAATGCATAATGCGTATATTTGGTGGTTATTCCGTAATATACCAGATAGTTTAATAAAGTTGTACCTTAATTCTACATGCTTCCAGAAGACTATACTACTAATTTTTGGCTAACAATACTGCATTAttattaacttaaaaatttatttttaatcaaagttTTTTCTTATAAACActtaaaattaacaaatattCCAGAGGACTATACTACTAATTTTTGGCTAACAGTTGACCAATACATTAAATcttttaacaaataaataattatattttatatccatTCTATGAACAGTAACTACATacgttgaaaaaaaaaactgttgaAAACCTAACaaaattcaattagaataaaataaaatattatttaaatgacTAATATTTAGGAAAAAACAAAATTTCTTTAGATGAACTATATACTTTACTTGACAGCAGTAAATAATACGGagcaaaaatattttactaaaataacaaataaataatagttatctataacaaataaataatagttatcaaactaactaaaataatttgtgtctaatatttaaataataatttgtgTCTAAAATAATagttaacaaataaaatattatttaaatgacTAATATTTAGGAAAAACAAAATTTCTTTAGATGAACTATATACTTTACTTGACAGCAGTAAATAATACGGagcaaaaatattttactaaaataacaaataaataatagttatcaaactaactaaaataatttGTGTCTTAAGTGTCCAGTGCTTGATTTCATATATGATATACatgttaaatataatataattttctcATAAAATAGATTAAAAGTGGATGTTTATTTCCATAGGTAATCAGATGTTCATTTTTCATCTAAGCATGGATGGTTACCTGTTAGTACTTATCTATGTTGCACTTGGTTgttatgttttgaattttatctAGTTAAACTGGATGTTCAATATAGTAAGGTATCGGATGTTCAGTTTAGCTATATTGGTGGATGATTAGTTGTCACCTATTTCAACATCCACAATTATGCCAACTGTACCAAACAGTCTTGATAAATCCTGGATTCTAATATAGAAAAAGATAGATAATTTGTAGGTAACATAACCAATAAATCATTGTAATGTAGAAAAACAAAAGATGTCCTCGAATCAAGTCTTTCTAATTTGACAAAAACAAATCCCTAAGCATCTCAGTAGCAGGTAAACTCAGTATAATGTGGTAGTGCATTTCATTGCAACTAATCCTAAGTAAGGAAGAAGTAGTGCATTTCATTGCAACTAATCCTAAGTAAGCAACTTCTTCCTGCCTTTGCGCATTGCCCCCTTCGGTAATCCCTCCGCACGTTCAATCAATGACCGTGTGCTAGGTGCAGTGTATGGTGAACTAACGTTCTTCTTCTTGTTCCGTGGTGCATTGCGACGAACGGGTTTAACCGTTTCACTCAATAATGAAACAAGCTGATAAACCAATGCATTGTGTGGGCCACAAATTATGTCTAGCATCAACTCCATCCGGTATGAACTGAGTGAATCCTGTGCATAGGTTTATCAGGCAACGAAGTGTTAAGAATCGTTACCGTGTTTTTTTTGTACAGCACGAATAATTAGAATTATGAAAGTGTTTATTTAACAAACCTCGTCCCATTCGTAAAGTTCACAATCTTCTTTCCAACTTTCAATGAACTTAATAACACACATGCCACAGTCAAAGTTACAGGAAAACAATATTACTTTTtcaattattgaaagaaattttaaGAAGCCTCAGATTTGGGTTATATTTTCATCTCACTTGTTCGGTTGCTTTGGAACCCTAGCGTAGGAACGAGCTGGGCCGTACGGAGTCCGAACGAATCCAGGTATAGCAATGCTTGTCATATCCTCACACAGCCTCCCCTGAAAACCAAGGAATGAACATAGTGGAACAACATCATATTGAATTAAATAACATAGCTatattttgaataaaagaagTACAGTTTCTTACCACATATGCATCGAGTTTATCCCGTGTGTCATCTTCTGGTGCAGAATGTAAACTGTCGAGTATAACTATGCGCTTCGCATTCACCTCAAATGCATATACCCACCAATGGCCCCTCCAACAATAAGGAAATAACCACTACACCAAACAGTACAAATGAGAAAAGGAAATCCCCAGAAAAACTTATTCATATCCAAACAGCATTCAATAACCAAACATGCTCGAATTATTTGACAACCTCATTCCAACAGCATAGTATGCTAAAGTCAATCAACCCAATACATCGAAAAATTGGACACAGTGACCCCCCGTTCCAAATTTAAACATGTAAGTTTTAGATGAATTAGCAAACCCGGGTTAGGGATTGGAAATAAATCGTGGGAAATTAATAAACTAGCCGCATAAACCAATACCGGGTTCAATGAGGATACAAACAGTTCAAAGCAAAACAGCAACTCACCTAATTTCTCTTTGCTGCCACTGTCTTGTCAAAGAACCTATTATCCTCACCAAAGCTTGGACTAAGACCAGCATAAATTGGTGTCACACCGTCATTAAATGAAGCAAGGTTATCATCTCGTGTGACGAATTCCTGCAAATTCACACACATAGTAAGAATCCCGATGAAATATATTCGAAACTGTAACCAGAAAAATGTAGTTACCAATATTCCAGGACACACGCAATAGAAGTCTCGCTTGATCTAGATGAGTCAGTGTCGTTAAAAGAGTAGCACATCCATTGAATTACCTACACAATTTATTTAGCTAGTAAAAGCTGCACCCTAATATACAGATGGTGAATAAAAACTCATGATTAAGTTAATGTACTTACGCAGCTGTCGACCCAACTGCGGGGTTTCAAGGTCCAGAAGTCCTTCCTTTGTAATACATGTACTCCCGCCCTTCATACTTAGCTAAATTTTGATCTTTGTCCAAGGACGAGCTAACAATCCATGTTCTGATTTGTTCCTCCTTAGTCTCCcccaattttatatttttcagggttggatgaattgaatgtaatggggAAGGGGTAGGAGTCTTCTCAAACTGTGTTAAACCGAGTGAAAAGCTCGGTCTCCCTGGACTCGGTGTATGGTAGTTTGATTTGTTTGGCAGGAGCGTTTGCAAGGGCTGCATGATGATGGCATTTGTTTCGGGCCCCTGTTCAACACTATTGAGTACTTGCTCAAATTCAGGACACTGAACGATCGAGATGTCGAACTCCCTACAAACGAATGCGACATGTAGTTAGCTAAAATTACAAGTTATGCCTAGCTAGACAGGTAATCACATGGCATGGGTATGAATTATAAAGAAGAGAAGCATACAGCAATGTAATTTAGAAACCACTGACCGGTCAAAATCATAGTCACTGAGCTGGACAAGTGCTGTTGTAGGTGTGCGTGGAGATCCATTGTTTTGGTCAGTTTTTGCTTCCTGCGGACTATTATGATTGCCCTTGAAGACGGGATCTGCTTGTTTCACATCATGTGGCGGAGGCTGCCGTTGGAATAACCGTATCCTTCTAGCAAGCGGcacgtcatcatcatcatcagaatctGGCACTACCAATGGTGCAGCATTGCTTCCtgctaaattttctttttcaattgcttCTCTGCTGCCGCGTCTAGAAAGGCTTTTGCGGACAGGAACCTTTTTCCTCGTGCCTCTCTTGGATTCCTGTGGGGTAATCAATTGTATATCGTCACTTGCATATAAAATACTGAAACTCTTCATCATAGATATTGTCATTTGAATGCAGAAATAAACAAACACGATAATAACGCAGGTTATCCTGATAAACAACTACATGCAGATCACAGCATGTTGCACACCAGCCAATGAAGATTACGTAGGATGCATGAAAATATTAAGAAGGATGCATGAAGATATTAAACCAAAATTAATTAGAAATCATGAAGTGAACATCCAATTCAATTTATAACATGACCTATCATAAAGAAAGCATATCACCTTATCTGATTCCTTATATCTTGGGTGAGATGTAGTCTTGCATTGGATAGACGGAGATTGGTCAGTGTCCTTGCAAGGCATCTTACACCCTGCTTTCTCGTTAACTGCTTTAGTCGAATACtgtttcttatattttttctctttcatttgaTTGTTGACTAGACCACCCTGTGTGTTCAACATGAGACAACAAACAGatggaaaaaataattttaactttaaCGCGCTAAGGAAACTGAACAAACATATATTCGTTCATCAAAATTAACCATCTCAAGTAATAATATAGTGAACATCAATAACCCTATTACAGTGAACATCCTCAATTACAGTCAACCAAATAGGCAGCCCCATAAAGCAAATGTTTCATACATAAGAAACCATCCAAATAAAGAAATCATAAGTTATCTATCAAGTTCAGATTATAACCTAATTAAGGTATtctaaattaacaaaatcaactcAATTTAACGCTTATTAAAAATAAGACACAGCAACTGtattcaaacaagctttcaacatAAGAGCATGTAATCATCATTCACGGGCATTGAATTCAGCTCTGCCAAGCGTTCATTTATAACCACCATGTATCAAAACAGACTATGCAGCCACATAAGGATTTTGTAATAGCAGATTCTATGATAAGGATCAAGCATCCTACCACACAGGTAAAGAACCAATTAAATGAGCTCACGAGCTATCAAAAAAAAAGCAAATCACCTTTTTCGCCTTCTTGTAGCTTGGATGAGGTGAAGTCTTCCCTTGGGTTGATGGTGATTGGTCAGTGTCAGTCCGTGTCCTTTTACACCGTCCTCTCTCGTTAACTGATTCACTCGAACTATGCTTGTTCTTTTTTCTCCGGTTCCTTGCATTGTTGATTATGCAGCCCTGTGTGTTCAACATTGTGCAATATAgacatgaaaaaaaaatcaaggtGAACAGCCATTTGCATTATTGATCAACTGGATTATCAAAAAATACATTAATAGAATTTGAACCTGTGAGATAACATAGTCGGC from Arachis hypogaea cultivar Tifrunner chromosome 10, arahy.Tifrunner.gnm2.J5K5, whole genome shotgun sequence includes:
- the LOC112715948 gene encoding uncharacterized protein isoform X2, which produces METEQQRMTFRRYFIMVVLKMFLNPTSQQTISPWHLPPILDVSNPRRFHWPYHILHWLREAIRKFQDENRETCGGCMFVLLVLYFHRLKHGPLHACRVPEPWIVEWTTNELDMKADYVISQGCIINNARNRRKKNKHSSSESVNERGRCKRTRTDTDQSPSTQGKTSPHPSYKKAKKESKRGTRKKVPVRKSLSRRGSREAIEKENLAGSNAAPLVVPDSDDDDDVPLARRIRLFQRQPPPHDVKQADPVFKGNHNSPQEAKTDQNNGSPRTPTTALVQLSDYDFDREFDISIVQCPEFEQVLNSVEQGPETNAIIMQPLQTLLPNKSNYHTPSPGRPSFSLGLTQFEKTPTPSPLHSIHPTLKNIKLGETKEEQIRTWIVSSSLDKDQNLAKYEGREYMYYKGRTSGP
- the LOC112715948 gene encoding uncharacterized protein isoform X1 yields the protein METEQQRMTFRRYFIMVVLKMFLNPTSQQTISPWHLPPILDVSNPRRFHWPYHILHWLREAIRKFQDENRETCGGCMFVLLVLYFHRLKHGPLHACRVPEPWIVEWTTNELDMKADYVISQGCIINNARNRRKKNKHSSSESVNERGRCKRTRTDTDQSPSTQGKTSPHPSYKKAKKGGLVNNQMKEKKYKKQYSTKAVNEKAGCKMPCKDTDQSPSIQCKTTSHPRYKESDKESKRGTRKKVPVRKSLSRRGSREAIEKENLAGSNAAPLVVPDSDDDDDVPLARRIRLFQRQPPPHDVKQADPVFKGNHNSPQEAKTDQNNGSPRTPTTALVQLSDYDFDREFDISIVQCPEFEQVLNSVEQGPETNAIIMQPLQTLLPNKSNYHTPSPGRPSFSLGLTQFEKTPTPSPLHSIHPTLKNIKLGETKEEQIRTWIVSSSLDKDQNLAKYEGREYMYYKGRTSGP